One window of the Gavia stellata isolate bGavSte3 chromosome 9, bGavSte3.hap2, whole genome shotgun sequence genome contains the following:
- the C9H10orf71 gene encoding cardiac-enriched FHL2-interacting protein: MQGNKKHTEGHSDSSSIGSLLDDTDREVSSLTDRAFKSLCVAELEDSYNEPDLAISPDFTLQFSAKFHPGTLNHTVKKSNVCNKLTARNNEHTIWASTFQQLPKCAPEEKRIAKNNTFAMERKKLNLPVPGPRNNKHVSKVSSLIKTFDKTADQGSGSSLIALKQPIKNSLQKCKLNHGNDMACWDDTDILSIHKELSEFSEASQGSRCLSGKHEPQKRPNKIDLSYCGSDDYYPVLIEMSKVAKSNFSRSSKKALKNRSVKVNEPAKKGNFLHSENSAFESWNVHHKKLTEKEEFVDIKTKKEGLAYLEEAPFIKGSHTREHKLPPDKITAAKKQERDFQMEPAPPEAAFSIPLPAVYVPQGPLPSETEFPPALPPTPPPRIHAHQGPPQPPPQALPLPPPTQQGHAPRPPTPEVPPVPPPPMPAQLSPPATSQSSISPHSVSYRMVSPSPVSQALSPPPPRPLATLTEEGALSPQLGNTCPPWRRQRATKGAAEKRQTSKERLTASDETVSLPEKVPGAEAGLDVTPLAKQVNSPGSISPSFNITELLTPIIPPKQEADPVESELIPLTPPPTESVAARDHEGSAFGDYRSWDSYKSKASSLLFNLKDVRKRVKSIYTPSPLLRALEEKNKTRENVQESTKMNASLSTLQEKSNKNIAEKDESSDITSVLSGSVQEKENKTDLTGHFTDNYLTLSSPQTTADLLFYQTGDNLQQDNSKHKSLVKNTRGNENFPLFRHESNEPDLRKYLQYPTLKPFSRDNADTTAGQPGQNPSVQGEENERQAANQKEEFASKTLPSQLSPAEDVPYSDIQTSMVVTGHEAQSKRSSSSSEQSFISTVEQPLQEEPFPLVPLMQKASLQESQRTKSEMGADSKKSHKERGKEVGEDELQCYACIGSGTGAAEKREGRITGNEERSLMKEKLRDKRDDASSMDSASNSIRDMSIPRSEEPQTPPSSSSTKPSLFMIKDNTFRSPQVIKAVKLPLFRSFSLDDTVSSSYKEMESRFVPPAEHNKQHRNMLHAQEVGWSASRRRGQQNVRDGATDTGKEASEPGSTSATLDPSLLEDTESFSLGKLMEEDEETCALLNKVGKMNGESICRRKEKPQTRKARHSLMQPNLGLENDQAQNVPSYPTQRQTNYFKNHHLPNRRGGSCAKKIITRETISPVTGSLSEDHTYSPVSHEALEDMLHMEGAPVLLDSLACSSVTSPRSGSTMHSLAANSSSDKPTRETEDVINPVLPNVALKSQANMSAEEILDSAQRNLPSDSAGEAERLEPRGLGERAAGKPPAVPPKTEKALRRAKKLASRRKKMQEQQKKHQTEHTDAVGRKSSHSGRTLASSSPLGYSPLHPAPHSNFAPTETSTRRPSGASAVSPSPSSTQRKLLQDPDSGQYYVVDLPAEANLKTFYDPETGKYVQVSVPSSEGNLYQPHSSEIMNSPYASYPRALPLAASSVAVLKSPSQLSKPTWLMPAVPGEQGELPEDGQQDYRYAEAVDTQTYIEPASYPYSQDAEETQVHLGKDMSPTPNTDIVSLADLDDFAAEGVS, encoded by the coding sequence ATGCAGGGAAATAAGAAACATACAGAAGGACATAGTGATTCCTCAAGTATTGGGAGTCTCCTGGATGACACAGACAGAGAGGTGAGCAGTCTCACAGACCGGGCTTTCAAAAGTTTGTGTGTGGCAGAACTCGAAGACTCTTACAATGAACCAGATCTTGCCATTTCACCTGACTTCACCCTCCAATTCTCTGCTAAGTTTCACCCAGGGACGTTAAACCATACCGTTAAGAAAAGCAATGTCTGTAACAAGCTAACAGCAAGAAACAATGAACATACAATATGGGCTTCAACATTCCAGCAGTTACCAAAGTGTGctccagaggagaaaaggatTGCTAAAAATAACACCTTTgccatggaaaggaaaaagttgaATTTGCCAGTCCCTGGTCCAAGGAACAATAAACATGTTTCAAAAGTGTCCTCATTGATTAAGACATTTGATAAGACTGCAGACCAAGGGTCAGGAAGTTCCCTGATAGCCCTTAAGCAACCCATTAAGAATAGCCTTCAAAAGTGTAAATTAAATCATGGAAATGATATGGCTTGCTGGGATGACACAGACATTTTAAGCATCCACAAGGaactttctgaattttctgaggCTAGTCAAGGTAGCCGCTGTCTCAGTGGCAAACATGAGCCACAGAAAAGACCTAATAAAATAGACCTGAGTTATTGTGGCTCTGATGATTATTATCCTGTGCTGATTGAGATGTCAAAAGTAGCCAAGTCAAATTTTTCCCGTTCGTctaaaaaggctttaaaaaacagaagtgtgAAAGTTAATGAGCCAgcaaaaaaaggtaattttcttcacagtgagAACAGTGCTTTTGAATCATGGAATGTTCATCATAAAAAACTGACTGAAAAGGAGGAATTTGTtgatataaaaacaaaaaaggaaggtCTTGCATACCTGGAAGAAGCACCATTTATTAAAGGATCCCACACACGTGAACATAAATTACCACCTGACAAGATCACTGCTGCTAAGAAGCAGGAGAGAGACTTTCAGATGGAGCCAGCTCCACCAGAAGCTGCTTTCAGCATCCCTCTCCCAGCTGTATACGTACCTCAGGGCCCCCTCCCTTCAGAAACCGAatttcctcctgctcttcctcccaCGCCCCCCCCCAGGATCCATGCGCACCAGGGTCCTCCTCAGCCACCCCCACAGGCACTTCCTCTTCCACCCCCCACCCAGCAGGGCCATGCCCCAAGACCCCCTACCCCTGAAGTCCCTCCTGTGCCACCACCCCCAATGCCAGCTCAGCTTTCCCCCCCTGCCACCTCCCAAAGCTCCATCTCACCCCACTCCGTGTCCTACAGGATGGTTTCACCCTCACCCGTGTCCCAGGCACTCAGCCCGCCTCCACCGAGACCTCTGGCCACCTTAACCGAAGAGGGGGCCCTCAGTCCCCAACTGGGCAATACCTGTCCACCCTGGAGGAGACAGAGGGCTACAAAAGGGGCAGCAGAGAAGAGACAGACTTCAAAGGAGAGGCTGACAGCCAGCGATGAGACAGTTTCATTGCCTGAAAAAGTACCTGGTGCTGAAGCTGGTCTGGATGTGACTCCTCTGGCTAAACAGGTAAACTCCCCTGGATCAATCAGTCCCTCTTTCAACATCACTGAACTCTTAACACCCATTATACCACCAAAACAGGAGGCAGACCCTGTGGAAAGCGAGCTGATCCCGCTGACACCTCCTCCCACTGAGAGTGTGGCAGCGAGAGACCACGAGGGGAGCGCGTTTGGTGATTACAGGTCTTGGGATAGTTACAAATCGAAAGCATCAAGTCTGTTATTCAACTTGAAGGATGTGCGTAAACGTGTTAAAAGCATTTATACCCCTTCTCCCCTGTTAAGGGCcttggaggagaaaaataaaactagggAAAATGTACAGGAGAGTACAAAAATGAATGCCTCACTCTCGActttacaagaaaaaagtaacaaaaatattgcagaaaaagaTGAATCAAGTGATATAACCTCCGTATTGTCTGGCAGTgttcaggaaaaggaaaataaaactgatttaacTGGACACTTTACAGACAATTACCTGACTTTGAGTTCACCCCAGACAACAGCAGACCTTTTATTTTACCAAACTGGAGACAACTTGCAGCAAGACAATTCAAAACACAAAAGTCTGGTTAAAAACACAAGGGGTAATGAAAACTTCCCCTTGTTCAGACATGAATCAAATGAACCTGATTTAAGGAAATATCTGCAGTATCCAACACTAAAACCATTCAGTAGGGACAATGCAGACACAACAGCTGGGCAGCCCGGGCAAAATCCCAGTGTCCAGGGTGAGGAAAATGAGAGACAGGCTGCTAATCAGAAAGAAGAGTTTGCCTCCAAAACACTCCCAAGCCAACTCTCACCAGCAGAGGATGTGCCTTACAGTGACATCCAAACCAGTATGGTGGTAACTGGCCATGAagcacaaagcaaaagaagcagtaGTTCTTCGGAGCAATCTTTCATCTCCACGGTAGAGCAGCCACTTCAGGAGGAGCCGTTTCCACTGGTGCCCCTGATGCAGAAGGCATCCCTTCAAGAAAGCCAGAGGACTAAGAGTGAAATGGGTGCAGACAGTAAGAAAAGCCacaaggagagagggaaagaggttGGGGAAGATGAACTGCAATGTTATGCTTGTATCGGCTCTGGTACTGGTGcagcagagaagagggagggtAGGATTACTGGGAATGAAGAGAGGAGCTTGATGAAAGAGAAGCTGAGAGACAAAAGGGACGATGCCAGCAGCATGGATTCTGCTTCCAACAGTATAAGGGACATGTCCATCCCCAGGTCCGAGGAGCCACAAACACCCCCATCTTCAAGCTCAACCAAACCCAGTCTGTTTATGATTAAAGATAACACATTCAGGTCACCTCAGGTAATAAAGGCTGTCAAGCTGCCCCTGTTCAGGTCCTTTTCCCTGGATGATACAGTGAGCAGCAGTTATAAGGAAATGGAAAGTAGGTTTGTGCCCCCAGCAGAGCACAATAAGCAGCACCGAAACATGTTGCATGCCCAGGAGGTGGGCTGGTCGGCATCAAGGCGCAGAGGGCAGCAGAACGTGAGGGATGGAGCAACCGACACAGGGAAAGAGGCCAGTGAGCCTGGATCTACTTCAGCAACACTGGATCCCAGTCTTCTGGAAGATACAGAGAGCTTTTCGTTAGGGAAGCTGATGGAAGAGGATGAAGAGACTTGTGCTTTGTTAAATAAAGTTGGGAAAATGAATGGGGAAAGTatctgcagaaggaaagagaagccCCAGACTAGGAAGGCAAGGCACAGCTTAATGCAGCCAAATTTAGGTCTGGAAAATGACCAAGCACAAAACGTCCCCAGCTATCCCACACAAAGACAGACAAATTACTTTAAGAATCATCATTTACCTAATCGCAGAGGTGGCTCTTGTGcgaaaaaaataatcactagGGAGACCATTTCCCCCGTGACTGGCTCCTTATCAGAGGACCACACGTATTCTCCTGTATCCCACGAAGCTTTAGAGGATATGCTACATATGGAAGGTGCACCAGTTTTGTTAGACAGTCTTGCATGCTCTTCTGTTACAAGCCCCAGGTCAGGCAGCACAATGCACTCTCTTGCTGCCAATTCATCGTCAGACAAGCCAACAAGAGAGACAGAGGATGTTATAAACCCTGTCTTGCCAAATGTGGCACTAAAGAGCCAAGCTAATATGTCTGCAGAAGAGATACTTGATTCAGCACAGAGGAATCTGCCTTCTGATTCTGCGGGGGAAGCTGAGAGACTGGAGCCCAGGGGACTTGGggaaagagcagcaggcaagccTCCTGCTGTGCCACCGAAAACAGAAAAGGCTCTGCGGCGAGCAAAAAAGCTGgcaagcaggagaaagaaaatgcaagagcagcagaaaaaacatcaaACTGAGCATACAGATGCTGTGGGGAGAAAGTCTTCTCATTCTGGAAGGACACTAGCATCTTCCTCACCCTTGGGATATTCTCCTCTCCATCCTGCCCCTCACTCAAATTTTGCTCCCACAGAAACCAGTACAAGAAGACCCAGTGGTGCATCAGCAGTAAGCCCTTCACCCTCTTCAACCCAGCGTAAACTCCTCCAAGACCCTGACTCTGGCCAATACTATGTAGTTGATTTACCAGCTGAAGCtaatttaaagacattttatgaCCCAGAAACTGGCAAATATGTTCAAGTCTCAGTCCCTTCCTCGGAAGGGAATTTAT